From the genome of Burkholderiales bacterium:
GATGTCTTGCAGCGTGTCGACCGCCATCCCGCGACCGAGGTCGAGCAACTCACGCCGCGGCTGTGGAAGCAGCACTTCGCCCACCAACGGCTGCGTTCCGAGATCGAGCGCCTCGCGCTCTGACAAGTACGCCGCTCGGCGAGCGGTTACACTGAATGAACGTTTCGCGCTATTTCATGGCGAGCGCCATCCGTCAACCCTGAGATCGGCCGAGCCCGAGCCCGGGGCGCCCTTACCGCGCGACCGTCGATGCTCCCGGCGGGCCGCCCGGCGGCCGGTGCGCCGCCATGAACGCGCCGGTGATGACGCCCACGCCCTCGCGCCGGGCGTGCTCTTCGAGGCGGCTGCGGATGCGCTCGCGCAGGAACGCGGGGATGCGCTGCAGCCGGGTCTCGGCCTCGGGCTCCCAAGCGATGGCCGCGCTGGCGGCGCTGCCCGCGCAGGAAGCGGGCGGTGGCTCGGGCGGACGCGCCGGCGCCCGAACGTGCCGGCAATTCGGATCCTCGCCCATCAGGTCGCGATGACGCGCGAAGGCGCGCGCACGGCAGCCGCCGCAGCTATAGCGAAAGTCGCAGTCGGCACATCGCCCGCGCGGCAATTCGCTGCGCAGCCGCACGAGCGTCGGGTGCTGCTCCCAGATCGTGCGCAGCGACTCCTTGCGCAAGTCACCGACGACCTCCGGGATATAGGGGCACGGTGTCACCGTCGCCTGCGGGGTGATGCGCAGATAGCGCCGGCCGGCGAGGCACGCGCTCGACCAGTCCGCGAAGTCGCCGCGGGCCTCGGTCGCCTGCAGCCCCAGCACGCGGCGCAGGTACGGCGCGCAGCGCGCGCGCACCTTCATCTGCGGTTGCGCGCGCTGGAGGTGCACGATCTGCGCCAGCGTCTGCTCGTAGGCTTCGGGGGACAGATCGGTCTGCGTGGCGCCACGGCCGGTGCAGACGAGAAAGAACACGTTGAACGCGATCGCACCGCTCGCCACCGCCAGGTCCGCGATCGCCGCGAGCTCGCGCCGGTTCTCTTCGAACACCGTCGCCTGCACGAGCAAAGCGAGGCCGGCCGCGCGCGCCGCCGCCATGCCGCGCAGCGCGCCCGCCCAGGCGCCCGGCTGGCCGCGCAGGCGGTCGTGAAACCCTGCCGTCGCCGAATCCAGGCTGACGCCCACCCCGAGCGCGCCGGCGGCGCGCAGGGCCGCTGCGCGCCGCGGGTCGAGCAGCGTGCCGTTGGTGCCGACCACGGGCGCGAGGCCGCTGGCGGCGGCGGCCCGGATCAGTTCGGGCAGATCGCGGCGCATGAGCGGCTCGCCACCGGTGAGCACCAGCATCGCTCCGGGGGCGAGGGGCGCGATCTGCGCGATCACCTCGCGGGCGGCGTCGCTGTCGACGTCGTCGCGCGCCTGGCCGCGCTGCACGGCGTCGAGGTAGCAGTGCGCGCACGCGAGGTTGCACCGCCGCGTGAGGTTCCACGAAATGAGATGGGGCGCGGGCACGCTCGCGGCCCCGCGCTCCGGCAAGCCGGGCGGCGCGCTCAACTCCCGTCCGCGCTGCGGGAGCGGCCTCGCAGCCGGCGCAAGCCGGCGACCTGGGCGGCGAACACACCGGCGATCACGGCCAGCGGCGCGAGGTAGGTCGCGACGCCGGTGGGCTGCTCGAGGCTCAGGAAGTACCAGGTGGAAACCGACTTCTCGCCGCCCCGCTCCATCTTCTCGCCGTTCCAGGCCGCGAACGCGACCGGGAAGGTCTTGCCGCGGTCGAAGCTGAACGCGTCCTGAGCGCGCGGGATCGAGATCACGGTCTTCCAGACGCCGTCCTTCCATAGCGCCTTCGCTTCGGCGTCCTGCGCATCGGCGGCGACCGGCTCGAGCGTGCCGAAGCCGTGCGCGACGAGCTTTTCGGCGGCGTGCTTGCCTGCGAGCGCGGGGTCCATCAGCGGATTGCCGACCCAGCGGCTGGGCACGAACGCCTTGTCTGCGCCGTCCTTGCCGTAGTCGGCTGCCTCGGCGATCTCGTTCGCGGCGCGCGCGGAGAACGGGTACCAGTCGACCGCCATCTGCGGGTACTTCTCGTCGACGTCCGGGGGCGCGTCTGCCGCCCAGTCCGCCTTCCATTGGTAGATCACCACCGGGCGTTCGCGCTCACCCATGCCGAAGAAGGGAATGCCCTTGGCCGGATCGTAGGGAAACTCGATCGCGACCGCGTCGCGGAACGCCTGCGCCCCGCCTTCCATCGCGTTGCGCTCGGTGTCGCGCCACTCCAGGCGCAGGCCGAGGCGCTCGGCGCTGTACAGCGCGCGCACCGTGAGCGCCTTCACTCCCGCATCGTAGCGGCGCGGCTTGACGACCGCCTGCGCAGCGAGCGGCACGTCGAGCACGTCGGACTCCTGCCAGGCCTGCGCGTCGGGGTCGTCGGGGATCTTGTCCACCGGCCGCGCGAGCAGACTTGCCTTGTCCGCGGACTGCGCGCGAGCCGCCGGCGACGCGAGCCAGCCGCCGAGCGCGGCAAGCGGCATGGCGAGCCACGAGCGGCGCCCGCTGTTCGGCCTAGATGCACGCATGGTTCACCTCGCTTCCTCCGGCCGCCGCCGGCGCGCCGCATCGCGCCGCGCACGCTCCGTCGGACGCTTCCGGTGCCTCGTTCAAGCGGCCGCCTCCGCCTTCCGGCACCTCGAGCCGCGCCGCCTCGGCGGCGACGAAAGCCTCCAGCAGCAGCGCGAGCGACCGGTACGGCCCCTCGCCGGCGACCACGGCGAGGCGCTGCGCGAAGCCACGCGTCCAGGTCGCAAGGTGCTGCCCGAGGAACTTGGCCTGCGCCGCGCGGCATTGCGCGGCGCGGTCGGACGCTTCCCCGCGCTCGGCCGCGTGCGCCTCCTTCAGACACAGGAAGTGCATGAATTCGAGCTCGACGCTCACATGGTCGGCGCGTTCGTGCAGCGCCGGTGCGGTCTGCAGGCCGAACGCGCGGTAGAAGCCCGCGATATCGGCGAGCGTCTGCGTCTTCTGGAACAGGTTGGCCTGGTCGTATTCGGCCGCGTACGGCGGGCATTCCTTCGAAATCGCGTGGCCGAAGCACTGCACGTGCGCCGCGAGCCAGCGCCGCGGCCGCAGCCGCGGCAGGAGCGTCCGCCACGCCCGCGCCTGCGCGAGCGCCACCGCGTCGCCGAGCGTGCGGAGGTCCGACTCGAGTCCGGCCACCTCGCGGCGCAGCTCCGCGAGCTGCGCGGCTTGCGGGTCCGCGAAGGCGAGCGACAGGTAGCGGTAGACGCTGCTGCGGTGCGGCGCGAGCGAAGCCTTCATATCGAGTTGTAGTGCTTGTCGGAACGCACGATCTTCGGCTCCTCGACGGTCACGCGCGCGACCTCCTTGCCGCTGCGGCCGTAGCCGATGACGGTGTCGTTGTACATCTCCCACTTGCGGCCGCCCACGGTGGCCTCGAACACCTTCGGGCCGGGAACGATCTTGTAGCGCGACACCACGGTCTGGCTGGCGCGGAAGAGCTGCAGCACCGCGAGCAGCTCGCGCGAGGGGCGGGTGTAGCGCTCGATCGCCTCGTCCACGCCCGGTCCGAACATCTGTCGCAGGTAGGCCCGCGGCGCCCAGCGCGGCGGGATGTAGTAGCCGTTCGGCCCGGTGCCGAACTGCGGGTACAGCGGCAACGCCACCTTCTCCACCTTGACGAGGAAGTAGAGCGGGTTGTCCGGCTGCTCGACCCAGGCGCCGTCGGTGCCGATCTCGACCAGCCCCTGCATGCGGATCTTGCCCACACAGGCGGCCATGCAGCGGGTCTCCATCGGCTCGCCTTCGGTGAGCGCATCCTTGCCCTCGATGCGCGGGTAGCAGGCGATGCACTTTTCCGACACCCGCGTGGTGGCGCGGAACATCGGCTTCTTGTAGGGACAGGCCGCCACGCACTTGCGATAGCCGCGGCAGCGCTTCTGGTCGATCAGCACGATGCCGTCCTCGCCGCGCTTGTAGATCGCGCGGCGCGGGCAGGCGGCGAGACAGGCCGGGTACGCGCAGTGGTTGCACAGCCGCTGCAGGTAGAAGAACCAGGTCTCGTGCTCGGGGAGCACGGCGGCTTTGAGGTTGAGCGAGGCCCGCTGGTTCTGCGAGCCGGTGGCGGTGTCCTCGTAGATGTTCGGGAAACGCCATTCGAGGTCGGTCGGCTCGTAGCCCAGCGCGACCGCATCGCGGCGGTCCGCGGCGCGCGCCGCCTCGAACACCGTCATGCCTTCGTACACGCCGTACGGACCGGTCTTCGGGTCCTGCTTCGACGGGTCCCATGCCGCCTCGCGTCCCGCGTCGCGGTGCGCGGCGTCGAGCAGCTCGAGCAGCTTCGCGTCCCAGAACTGCGGGTAGCCGCCGTAGGGCTTGGTCTCGACGTTGTTCCACCACATGTACTCCTGGCCCTTGGAGAAGGTCCAGGTGGACTTGCACGCCATGGTGCAGGTCTGGCAGGCGATGCAGCGGTTGATGTTGAAGACGAACACGAATTGCTCGCGCGGATGCGCCGCGCGGTAGGGGTACTCCATCGGCCGGCCGAGCTGCCAGTTGTGGACCTTAGGCATCGCGGGTCCCCCATTGCGCGAAGACCTCGCCGATCAGCGCGCGGAAGCGCTCCTCGCCGAGCGTGCGGTACAGCCCGTGCGTGGCGCGATAGCCCGGACGCGCGAACAGCGCGCCGATCCGCCGCTCGTCCCAGCCGAGCAGCAGATACTCCTCGATCAGGCAGCGCGCCATCGCCGTCGGGTCGCCCGCCGGAACGCTCACGCCCACCAGCGCCATCGGGTCGCCCTGCTCCGCCGGTTTCGTCACGCCTTGCCTTTCACTTTGACCGCCTCGCCCTTGAGGTAGCGCGCGGCGAACGCGCTTTCGTGCGCCGGCGAGTACCCGCTCGCCGCCGGCTCCCACACGCCGCTGCCGCCGAGCCCGCCGGGCTCCGCCTTCTGAATGCGCACCAGCGTCTCCTTGGGCACGGTGTTCACCGCGTGGTTGTCGACGTCGAAGCCGAACACGAAGCCCATGCCGCCGACCTTCTTGTGGAACAGGCTGTCGGTCTGGTGCATCGGCGGCGCCCAGCCGCGCGTCACACTCTGGTGCGAGCCGTAGCGGAAGTTCGACTGGTAGCCGGTGTCGGCCGCGAGCGCGCGCTTGTCGGGCCGCGTCTCGTGCGCCTTGACCGTGCGCTCGCTGGCGATCCAGGCGCTGTGCTTGGTCATGACCACGTTGTACGGATACGCCGGGTTGTACTTCACGCGCGTCAACAGTCGGAACGCCTTGTAGCGCGGGTCGGATTCCTTCCAGCCGGCGAACGGCCGGTCGACCGGGTTGGCGTCCACGTGGATGTAGTCGCCATCCTCGATGCCGAGGTCCTTCGCCGCCTGCGGGTTCATGTGCACCTGCCAGTCGCCGACGCCGGGCTGGCGCGTGTCCATGCGGTACGGGTCGCCGAAATTGGTGCTCCAGATCCAGTTCCAGTCCACCGTCGCCCACGAGGAGTGCGTCGTGTGCCGGCTCTTGGGCGTCATGCAGTAGAAGCGGTAGCCCTGCTCCCACAGCGGGTTCTTGGTCGCCTTGACCTCCTTCCACGGCAGCTTGTTGTTGGCCACCGCCCGCAGGTCCGCGTCGAGCGGCTTCGCCTGCAGCATCTGCGGCGTCACGCCGTAGTTGTTCGGCCGCACGAAGGGACTCGAGGAGACGATCACGCCCGGCAGGTAGGGCGTGGCCTCCGGCGCCTCGCGGTGCACGACCAGGTTCTCGCCGTACTCGATCGCCTCGGGAATGTCGGTGTACGCGTTGAGCCGCCCGGTGTCGGTGTAGAAGGGCAGGCTGTCGTGGATCTGTTCGTAGAACGCGACCCGCGGGTAGGTGCGGAACAGCAGCAGCGCCGCGCCCGGCTCGCCGTACTTGCCGGCGAGGATGTCGCTCACCTGGTAGCCCTGGGTGGTGCACGAGGCATCGAGCACGCGCTGTATGTACACCTCGGGCTTGCCTTCCAGCATGAACTTCCAGTAGTCGCGGAAGCGCTGCTCGCCGGTGAGCTTGGCGAGCTTGTCCGCGACGAGGGCGAAGATCATGCCGTCGTCCTTGGAGTCGTACAGCGGCTTGATGCCGTCGCCGCCCCAGATCTGCAGGAACGGGTTCGAGCACGAGACGCCGCACTCGCGGGTCTCGAACTCGAGCCAGGTGTTCGCCGGCAGGACCACGTCGGCGTACTCGGCGGAACCGGTCCACTCCACCTGCTGATCGATGATGCAATCGATCTTCGGGTTGACGTTGACCAGCAGGTGGTAGATCCACTTCGCCTGGTTCATCAGGTTCGCGTTGTTGTACCACATGAGCTTGGTCGGGCTCGGCATGTGGGTCTTGCCGGTGAAGTTCCTGCGGCCCGCGGGGGTCTGGACGATCAGCGGACGCTCGCCGAAGCCCCAGTAGCTCATCTCCTCGCCGTGCAGGCACTCGCGAACGTTTTCCCGGCCGATCTTCGCCTTGGGGTCGAGCACCGGCTTGAACGGATCCTCCTCCACGTACGCGCCGCCCACGCCCGGGCCCGACCACAGCGAGCCCTGGAACAGCGCCCCCTTGTAGTTGCCCGCCCAGGTGTGCGCGCCGGAGCCGGGAATGCCGATGCTGCCCACCAGCATCAGCGGCAGGCACACCGCGCGGTTGTGCAGCGTGGCGTGGAAGTAGTGGTTGATCCCCTCGCCGTAGTGGACCGCGATCGGGTAGGCCTCGCGCGGCTTGCCCTTGTAATCCGGGTCCCAGAAGCGGCGGCCGAAATCCTTCGCCAGCTGCTCGAGCAGGTCCTTCGGCGCGCCGCTGATGTCGCTCGCGGTGTCGAGGTCGTAGTCGCGCAGGTGCACGCGGTACATCTCCCACACCGTCATCGCCTCGACTTCCTTGCCGTCGACGAGGCGCAGCTTGCCCTTCCAGTCGAGCCGCGGCTCGATGCCCTGCGCGGCGAGGTGCTTGCCGACGTCGTCGCGGCTGACCGGCTTGACGCCGCCCGCCTTGCCGTCCCAGACCAGGAAGTCGCCGACCCGCTCGCGCTGCTCGGCGGTCAGGCCGTGGATGGCCATTCCCGGGCCCTTGGAGATGTCCTTGTTGCGGTAGCCGGCGATGACCTCCTGCGGCTTCACCCGCTTGAGCGTGTCGGTGCGCACGAGCAGCGGAAAGTCGGTGAACTGCTTGACGTAGGCCTCGTCGTACCAGCCCTTGTCCATCAGGTAGCGCGTGACGAACAGGAAGATCGAGGTGTCCGACAGCCCGGGGCGCACCGAGATCCAGTAGTCGGCCTTGCTCGCCGCCGGGTTGTACTCCGGCGCGATGACCGCGATCCGCCCGGCGCGCTCGATGATCTCGGTGAGCCAGTGCGCCTCGGGCATCTTGTTCTCGATCAGGTTCTTGCCCACCTGCACGGTGAACTTGGTGAAGCGCAGGTCGTTGAGGTCGATGTCCGAGGTCTGCAGGCCATGGACGAACGGCTGGCCCGGCGCCTGGTCGCCGCGCCAGGTGTATTCGGACCATTCGCGCGCGCCCTTCGCCTTGTCGGGGCCCACCTTGCGCACCTGCGCGTCGAGCAGCCCGAGCATGTTGGCCATGCGAAAGGTGCCGAACTTGCCGATCACGCCGTGCGGCGGCAGCGAGCTGCCGAGCTTCATGGTGCGCGTGCCGGCCTCGTCCCAGTGCTCGAGCATGTCCTCGGGGTAGCCGTCGTCCTTGACCAGCCGGCGCCTGCCCTCCGCGCCGCTGTACGTGCGCGCGATCGCGATCAGCGCCTTGGCGACGTAGGTCGTCGCCTCGTCCCACGACACCCGCACGAAGGTGTCGGTGCCGCGCGCGTCGAAGCGGTACTGGCTGCGCAGCTTCGGGTTGTCCGACAGCGGCGGAAAGCCCGCGTCGGCCCACTGCCGCCAGCCGCTGCGGATCATCGGTCCCTTGGCGCGGTAGGGCCCGTACACGCGCCGATGCATGGTGAAGCCCTTGAGGCACATGCGCGGGTTCCAGGCCGCCGTCGCCTGGTTGCCGTACAGGTCCTTGTAGCGGTGGTGGTCGTAGTTCTGCTCGATGCGCGTCACCACGCCGTTGCGCACGAACGCGCGCACGCGGCACATGTGGGTGTCGTTGGGGGCGCAGA
Proteins encoded in this window:
- a CDS encoding radical SAM protein; this translates as MPAPHLISWNLTRRCNLACAHCYLDAVQRGQARDDVDSDAAREVIAQIAPLAPGAMLVLTGGEPLMRRDLPELIRAAAASGLAPVVGTNGTLLDPRRAAALRAAGALGVGVSLDSATAGFHDRLRGQPGAWAGALRGMAAARAAGLALLVQATVFEENRRELAAIADLAVASGAIAFNVFFLVCTGRGATQTDLSPEAYEQTLAQIVHLQRAQPQMKVRARCAPYLRRVLGLQATEARGDFADWSSACLAGRRYLRITPQATVTPCPYIPEVVGDLRKESLRTIWEQHPTLVRLRSELPRGRCADCDFRYSCGGCRARAFARHRDLMGEDPNCRHVRAPARPPEPPPASCAGSAASAAIAWEPEAETRLQRIPAFLRERIRSRLEEHARREGVGVITGAFMAAHRPPGGPPGASTVAR
- a CDS encoding molecular chaperone TorD family protein, with the protein product MKASLAPHRSSVYRYLSLAFADPQAAQLAELRREVAGLESDLRTLGDAVALAQARAWRTLLPRLRPRRWLAAHVQCFGHAISKECPPYAAEYDQANLFQKTQTLADIAGFYRAFGLQTAPALHERADHVSVELEFMHFLCLKEAHAAERGEASDRAAQCRAAQAKFLGQHLATWTRGFAQRLAVVAGEGPYRSLALLLEAFVAAEAARLEVPEGGGGRLNEAPEASDGACAARCGAPAAAGGSEVNHACI
- a CDS encoding nitrate oxidoreductase subunit beta; this translates as MPKVHNWQLGRPMEYPYRAAHPREQFVFVFNINRCIACQTCTMACKSTWTFSKGQEYMWWNNVETKPYGGYPQFWDAKLLELLDAAHRDAGREAAWDPSKQDPKTGPYGVYEGMTVFEAARAADRRDAVALGYEPTDLEWRFPNIYEDTATGSQNQRASLNLKAAVLPEHETWFFYLQRLCNHCAYPACLAACPRRAIYKRGEDGIVLIDQKRCRGYRKCVAACPYKKPMFRATTRVSEKCIACYPRIEGKDALTEGEPMETRCMAACVGKIRMQGLVEIGTDGAWVEQPDNPLYFLVKVEKVALPLYPQFGTGPNGYYIPPRWAPRAYLRQMFGPGVDEAIERYTRPSRELLAVLQLFRASQTVVSRYKIVPGPKVFEATVGGRKWEMYNDTVIGYGRSGKEVARVTVEEPKIVRSDKHYNSI
- a CDS encoding molybdopterin-dependent oxidoreductase, with product MSKLTRRQFLQRAATAGGALAGLAATERAFAGRTLVAAPGIDNPLEHYPERDWEEVYRNQYAYERSFTYICAPNDTHMCRVRAFVRNGVVTRIEQNYDHHRYKDLYGNQATAAWNPRMCLKGFTMHRRVYGPYRAKGPMIRSGWRQWADAGFPPLSDNPKLRSQYRFDARGTDTFVRVSWDEATTYVAKALIAIARTYSGAEGRRRLVKDDGYPEDMLEHWDEAGTRTMKLGSSLPPHGVIGKFGTFRMANMLGLLDAQVRKVGPDKAKGAREWSEYTWRGDQAPGQPFVHGLQTSDIDLNDLRFTKFTVQVGKNLIENKMPEAHWLTEIIERAGRIAVIAPEYNPAASKADYWISVRPGLSDTSIFLFVTRYLMDKGWYDEAYVKQFTDFPLLVRTDTLKRVKPQEVIAGYRNKDISKGPGMAIHGLTAEQRERVGDFLVWDGKAGGVKPVSRDDVGKHLAAQGIEPRLDWKGKLRLVDGKEVEAMTVWEMYRVHLRDYDLDTASDISGAPKDLLEQLAKDFGRRFWDPDYKGKPREAYPIAVHYGEGINHYFHATLHNRAVCLPLMLVGSIGIPGSGAHTWAGNYKGALFQGSLWSGPGVGGAYVEEDPFKPVLDPKAKIGRENVRECLHGEEMSYWGFGERPLIVQTPAGRRNFTGKTHMPSPTKLMWYNNANLMNQAKWIYHLLVNVNPKIDCIIDQQVEWTGSAEYADVVLPANTWLEFETRECGVSCSNPFLQIWGGDGIKPLYDSKDDGMIFALVADKLAKLTGEQRFRDYWKFMLEGKPEVYIQRVLDASCTTQGYQVSDILAGKYGEPGAALLLFRTYPRVAFYEQIHDSLPFYTDTGRLNAYTDIPEAIEYGENLVVHREAPEATPYLPGVIVSSSPFVRPNNYGVTPQMLQAKPLDADLRAVANNKLPWKEVKATKNPLWEQGYRFYCMTPKSRHTTHSSWATVDWNWIWSTNFGDPYRMDTRQPGVGDWQVHMNPQAAKDLGIEDGDYIHVDANPVDRPFAGWKESDPRYKAFRLLTRVKYNPAYPYNVVMTKHSAWIASERTVKAHETRPDKRALAADTGYQSNFRYGSHQSVTRGWAPPMHQTDSLFHKKVGGMGFVFGFDVDNHAVNTVPKETLVRIQKAEPGGLGGSGVWEPAASGYSPAHESAFAARYLKGEAVKVKGKA